One genomic region from Planctomycetaceae bacterium encodes:
- a CDS encoding PilZ domain-containing protein, whose product MTMLETVEAVETSVENRSANRTDLSWPVSIWLPEANRFFNGRTVNVAKGGVYISLPMSAPVRPGHIVEINFPRTTALAEKKGQFARIKSGKVLRVQRESLTTDATIGVAVQFA is encoded by the coding sequence ATGACAATGTTAGAGACAGTAGAAGCCGTAGAAACGTCAGTAGAGAACAGAAGTGCTAACAGAACTGATTTGAGCTGGCCGGTAAGTATTTGGCTGCCGGAAGCAAACAGATTCTTCAATGGCCGAACTGTAAATGTCGCCAAGGGCGGGGTTTATATTTCATTGCCAATGTCGGCACCTGTTCGTCCCGGGCATATTGTTGAGATTAATTTCCCGCGTACAACGGCGCTTGCAGAGAAAAAAGGCCAGTTCGCAAGGATTAAAAGCGGTAAGGTTCTGCGAGTTCAGCGCGAATCTTTGACAACAGACGCTACAATCGGCGTTGCTGTTCAATTCGCATAG
- a CDS encoding AGE family epimerase/isomerase, translating to MNYFLKEFTRVLMEYFADKEFGEWFGYLSRQGQVLFQSKGGKWKGCFHLPRALFLCSKELELLAAK from the coding sequence ATAAACTATTTTTTAAAGGAATTTACACGAGTACTCATGGAATATTTCGCCGACAAGGAATTCGGCGAATGGTTCGGCTATCTTAGCAGACAGGGGCAGGTTCTCTTTCAGTCCAAAGGAGGCAAATGGAAGGGCTGTTTCCATCTTCCGCGAGCGTTGTTCCTTTGCTCGAAAGAACTTGAATTATTAGCCGCAAAATAA
- a CDS encoding DUF4434 domain-containing protein, which yields MKTELFIKCKNVFWLTVSCFLFLTVKTMAKPISGAFIQINPHMAGYTQANWDEEIGLMSRAGMDTVIVAPSIADGVAHYPSALPFVTKVEDNGLIMILNACDTYNIKCLVGLVGDGRWWTDRSDTVLSSMAANNIAAADELLPLVSPHTSFAGWYMTEEIVFHEWTGTSHTRLINILLNPVVNHLKAITPDMPVANAPFVYDFNAGADACFNWWNYTLSQVDFDITMLQDGLGADQNRQPEQIIPYFKNLAVACHNNGVQFWNDLETFNQSDWSAKTFSDARIQIDISKAYVDKIVTFEWFYITPTQRMRGWIRTTDRQNFYVKMLAHNKGFELASLNKTYTSSITPSASYPDTNRELTDSQIDWTMASQVGFFLSGTQDFMITIDLRENISAKYGFSATIMKQASWGIVLPSRIQVYASEDNQTFNYVTQLTTFPASGDSLNVYFGFPQQHISARYIRFKIRATNWLMCSELSVYRSAPTGDYNFDFKIDMQDVAELAGQWLHYGTDGTIINNKTFAVLAANWKWHRDDKETYRNQFYKLGGVQLTQDSPYMQGRSVESIASELSVNGVESVFIIPTSTDGIKDGIVTALHEKGIGAGLMMFADSVYTSPSIFPPGWEGWLMEFLNTPNVQHLSFIHDGYRQWMKQRAAALCNTYGFDAITFAEPMYPVYDGVTRNPVVYADVSSAYQNIFKTDTGETNFPDFTNSASPYYFKTNTALYQKLVQHRKDSITNYFDEIINGTGGLRQSSPDTLVVTWSLACSKLQNGGVGILPEWEGNDAYSIVKKAKPDIHYFQTHWPDWCDSDLSPEHVYYYIDNFKEAWHAMPDVPVGVQDDIGSMDSMRRSNQYYNDFLAACEASNVANSTYYCFDIRGDIYEAAPQLKRISKGIIDSNIVLEFDQRIHSNSAAIMSQRTITSLSNGTCNVLSATVDGNLLKVQLDKSIESGEILSVDVGGISDDPSVRWVTPDIAAGQTNTISAGTVIELRVK from the coding sequence ATGAAAACTGAGCTGTTTATAAAATGCAAAAATGTTTTTTGGTTGACGGTTTCATGTTTTTTGTTCTTAACTGTGAAAACGATGGCCAAACCGATTAGCGGAGCGTTTATTCAAATTAATCCGCATATGGCCGGTTATACCCAGGCTAACTGGGATGAGGAAATTGGGCTGATGAGTCGGGCAGGGATGGATACAGTTATCGTTGCTCCTTCAATAGCCGATGGTGTTGCTCATTATCCAAGCGCTCTGCCGTTTGTAACCAAAGTTGAGGACAATGGGCTGATAATGATTTTAAACGCCTGTGATACTTATAATATAAAATGCCTTGTCGGACTGGTCGGGGACGGCAGATGGTGGACAGATAGAAGCGACACGGTATTATCTTCGATGGCGGCTAATAACATCGCTGCGGCAGATGAGCTTTTGCCGCTGGTAAGTCCGCATACGTCTTTTGCGGGCTGGTATATGACCGAAGAGATTGTTTTTCATGAGTGGACCGGCACCTCTCATACCCGGCTCATAAACATTCTTCTTAATCCGGTCGTCAATCATCTAAAAGCCATAACGCCTGATATGCCCGTGGCCAATGCCCCGTTTGTTTATGATTTTAATGCCGGTGCGGATGCGTGTTTTAACTGGTGGAATTATACTCTCAGTCAGGTTGATTTTGATATAACAATGCTTCAGGATGGGTTGGGCGCTGACCAGAACAGGCAACCCGAGCAGATAATTCCATATTTCAAAAATCTTGCAGTGGCCTGTCATAATAATGGAGTTCAATTCTGGAATGATCTTGAAACTTTTAATCAGTCGGATTGGTCGGCCAAGACATTCAGCGATGCGAGAATTCAGATAGATATCAGTAAGGCGTATGTTGATAAAATAGTGACGTTTGAATGGTTTTACATTACGCCGACCCAGCGAATGCGAGGGTGGATCCGAACTACGGACAGGCAAAACTTTTATGTAAAAATGCTGGCGCATAATAAAGGGTTTGAATTAGCATCGCTTAATAAAACCTATACATCAAGTATAACTCCATCCGCAAGCTATCCTGATACGAATCGCGAACTGACAGATTCGCAGATTGATTGGACGATGGCTTCGCAGGTAGGTTTTTTTCTTAGCGGCACACAGGATTTTATGATTACAATTGATTTGCGGGAAAATATCTCGGCTAAATATGGTTTTTCCGCAACGATAATGAAGCAGGCGAGCTGGGGAATTGTCCTGCCGAGCCGTATACAGGTGTATGCATCCGAAGACAATCAGACTTTTAATTATGTTACTCAGCTCACAACATTCCCGGCTTCCGGCGATTCTCTTAATGTGTATTTTGGTTTTCCGCAGCAGCACATCTCGGCCAGATATATTAGATTTAAAATTCGTGCAACGAATTGGCTGATGTGTTCGGAACTGAGTGTTTATAGGAGCGCTCCGACAGGAGACTACAATTTTGATTTTAAAATCGATATGCAGGACGTTGCAGAACTGGCTGGTCAATGGCTGCACTATGGTACTGATGGAACAATAATCAATAATAAAACTTTTGCCGTATTAGCTGCAAACTGGAAATGGCACAGGGATGACAAAGAGACCTATCGGAATCAATTTTACAAGCTGGGAGGTGTTCAGCTTACACAGGATTCGCCTTATATGCAGGGCAGAAGCGTTGAAAGTATAGCTTCTGAGCTGTCTGTCAACGGAGTAGAGTCGGTGTTTATTATACCGACCTCTACAGATGGAATTAAGGATGGAATTGTAACGGCTTTGCACGAAAAAGGTATTGGGGCAGGGCTGATGATGTTTGCAGATAGTGTTTATACCTCGCCGAGCATTTTTCCGCCCGGATGGGAAGGCTGGCTGATGGAATTCCTTAACACGCCGAATGTTCAGCATCTTTCTTTTATACATGATGGGTATCGTCAGTGGATGAAACAACGTGCAGCCGCACTTTGTAATACTTACGGCTTTGACGCGATTACTTTTGCCGAGCCTATGTACCCTGTTTATGACGGTGTTACGCGAAATCCGGTTGTGTATGCCGATGTGTCATCAGCCTATCAGAATATTTTTAAAACGGATACAGGTGAAACGAATTTTCCGGATTTTACAAATTCTGCAAGCCCGTATTATTTTAAGACCAACACAGCTCTTTATCAGAAACTTGTCCAGCACAGGAAAGATTCGATTACGAATTACTTTGATGAAATAATTAACGGAACCGGCGGCCTCAGACAGTCGTCGCCTGATACGCTGGTAGTTACATGGTCTCTTGCCTGTTCAAAACTGCAGAATGGCGGTGTCGGTATTTTACCTGAATGGGAAGGCAACGATGCGTACAGTATCGTAAAAAAAGCCAAGCCGGACATACATTATTTTCAAACTCACTGGCCTGACTGGTGCGATTCTGATTTGAGTCCGGAACATGTTTATTATTATATTGATAATTTCAAAGAGGCGTGGCATGCTATGCCGGATGTTCCCGTTGGGGTACAGGATGATATCGGAAGTATGGATTCCATGCGGCGCAGTAATCAGTATTACAATGATTTTTTGGCTGCCTGCGAAGCGAGTAATGTTGCAAACTCGACTTATTACTGCTTTGACATTCGCGGAGATATTTATGAGGCTGCGCCACAATTAAAACGAATTTCAAAGGGTATAATTGACAGCAATATAGTACTCGAATTCGATCAGCGCATACATTCAAACAGCGCTGCCATAATGAGTCAAAGGACGATAACCAGTCTTTCAAACGGCACATGTAACGTTCTATCGGCAACTGTTGACGGAAATCTGCTGAAGGTGCAGCTTGACAAATCAATCGAGTCTGGTGAAATATTATCGGTTGATGTTGGCGGGATAAGCGATGACCCATCTGTAAGGTGGGTTACGCCGGATATTGCCGCAGGCCAGACTAATACAATTTCAGCCGGAACAGTGATCGAATTAAGGGTAAAATAG
- a CDS encoding ADP-ribosylglycohydrolase family protein yields MFKKIAVLCIGVVLACSALTGEAKTKSSSAIDPNVLLDKIHGSLYGKCIGLVLGQPMEGWETKITEQKARDVNSWPITYYLPNNFDTGLKGFLFGNFDCYPPNDDTALMMMGFIALRDYGLNFTPKQLAQIWSKSMDGACTAEGVALYNFKREVWPPESGVKDNPYCQWIGAQMRVDIWGMIAPGLPQVAAEYAERDACISHAGNGIYAAKYVAALISLAMNHQDVRTVVQDALVVIPEHCEYARAIRDVIACYDRGDDWHKTWQMVDDRYGWNDDGARVGDFIDQSRYDKKTKTYESLNARWVHAVPNGAMVALALLYGKGDFSDSICLAAMCGYDCDCNGGTVGSVLGAMIGEKNIPARWKEPLNNRFKTGVHHNFPEELKISDLALEITGFAKQQLKCSENIPANTN; encoded by the coding sequence ATGTTTAAAAAAATTGCAGTATTGTGTATTGGTGTTGTGTTGGCTTGTTCAGCTTTAACCGGCGAAGCAAAAACTAAAAGTTCATCGGCAATTGATCCGAATGTACTACTGGATAAAATCCATGGTAGTTTATACGGTAAATGCATAGGGCTGGTACTTGGTCAGCCGATGGAAGGGTGGGAGACAAAAATTACTGAACAAAAGGCACGGGACGTTAATTCCTGGCCTATTACATATTATTTACCAAACAATTTTGACACCGGTTTAAAGGGTTTTCTCTTCGGCAATTTTGATTGCTACCCGCCCAATGACGATACAGCTCTGATGATGATGGGATTCATAGCCCTGCGTGATTATGGACTGAATTTTACCCCAAAACAACTGGCTCAAATCTGGAGCAAGAGTATGGACGGTGCCTGTACTGCAGAAGGCGTTGCTTTGTATAACTTTAAAAGAGAAGTCTGGCCGCCGGAATCAGGCGTAAAAGACAATCCGTATTGTCAGTGGATTGGCGCTCAGATGAGAGTGGATATTTGGGGGATGATAGCGCCCGGTTTGCCGCAGGTTGCTGCCGAGTATGCAGAGCGAGATGCTTGTATCAGTCATGCAGGAAATGGTATTTATGCTGCTAAATATGTTGCAGCACTAATAAGTCTGGCAATGAATCATCAGGATGTTCGTACGGTAGTGCAGGATGCTTTGGTCGTTATTCCGGAACATTGTGAGTATGCCAGAGCTATTCGCGATGTTATTGCCTGCTATGACCGCGGCGATGATTGGCACAAGACATGGCAAATGGTCGATGACCGCTACGGCTGGAACGATGATGGCGCTCGCGTAGGCGATTTTATAGACCAGAGCCGTTATGATAAAAAAACTAAGACATATGAATCATTAAACGCACGATGGGTTCATGCTGTGCCAAATGGAGCTATGGTGGCCTTGGCTTTGCTTTACGGCAAGGGAGACTTCAGCGATTCGATTTGTCTGGCGGCGATGTGCGGGTATGACTGCGACTGCAACGGCGGTACAGTAGGAAGCGTACTCGGAGCAATGATAGGTGAAAAAAATATCCCTGCCAGGTGGAAAGAACCGCTTAATAATCGATTTAAAACTGGCGTGCATCATAATTTTCCTGAAGAGCTTAAGATTAGCGATTTGGCCTTAGAAATTACCGGTTTCGCAAAGCAGCAGCTGAAATGTAGTGAAAATATTCCTGCTAATACAAATTAA
- a CDS encoding PEP-CTERM sorting domain-containing protein, whose product MCQKNMYNNCRYFDFERVAQKFRVSVSFLVEDRKMKKNVLLLVSLIVVLSFGSIASAGYLFWGGEAVPGTTTEWSTASNWGLNGWGAPPATSAPTSADTPYVTRTNGPVIHNGDAAVAQLLVIADWGLTGNVSMTGGALNVDSMQMGFGTGSHGIFNMSGGNATVAGWLMVGMGSAANVNLSGGTLLCAAIQCSSLGVVTINPGGKLLIWESAPINGYIQAHNIVAGGNSTLVVAPNGDGYTSITAIPEPATLALLSIGGLLFRRKK is encoded by the coding sequence TTGTGTCAAAAAAATATGTATAATAATTGTAGGTATTTTGATTTTGAGCGTGTTGCTCAAAAGTTCAGAGTGTCTGTTAGTTTTTTAGTGGAGGATAGAAAAATGAAGAAAAATGTTTTATTGTTGGTTTCTTTAATTGTAGTGTTGTCGTTTGGCAGTATCGCGTCGGCTGGGTATCTATTCTGGGGCGGAGAGGCTGTACCTGGCACAACTACTGAGTGGAGTACCGCTTCAAACTGGGGCTTAAATGGTTGGGGTGCTCCTCCTGCAACGAGTGCGCCAACATCTGCAGATACACCCTATGTTACCCGCACAAATGGTCCTGTTATCCATAATGGTGATGCCGCTGTAGCCCAGTTGCTGGTTATTGCAGATTGGGGTTTGACTGGTAATGTGTCAATGACAGGTGGAGCCCTTAATGTTGATTCCATGCAGATGGGCTTTGGTACCGGTTCGCATGGTATATTCAATATGAGCGGAGGAAACGCGACAGTTGCTGGTTGGCTTATGGTTGGTATGGGCAGCGCAGCCAATGTGAATCTTAGTGGCGGCACTCTGCTATGCGCCGCAATACAGTGCAGTTCACTCGGTGTTGTCACTATTAATCCCGGCGGAAAGCTGTTGATATGGGAATCAGCGCCTATTAATGGTTATATTCAAGCCCATAATATAGTCGCTGGCGGTAACAGCACGTTAGTGGTTGCGCCCAATGGCGACGGCTATACCTCGATAACAGCGATACCTGAGCCGGCTACATTAGCACTGCTCAGTATTGGCGGCTTGCTTTTCCGTCGCAAAAAATAA
- a CDS encoding DUF4434 domain-containing protein: MDLTHKKLSPGTEHQLKTASVDLMFVPPSPVTDKIKLDIRGAVTNHSNETMKFEVCFYLGKQEESCLLHRENISVAAKSITEVCFHWPTKGSVGCHLVFFVATSGSIKSCETRTLEIIASDVPSSRRISGAWLGLLHWCEKEGRLWNENIRQLTDEHWAEMVREMHEIKMDIIVIQELFRNQMYYGKHTIEGDGYHGKAFYPSRLYHGRMPITAKNPVEAILTEADKHNMNVFLPVGMYAWFDFTKGSLEWHKQVADELHELYGHHKSFYGWYVSEEVYGDLGNDPQYQCEIVEFFHEFQAHCRRLAPCKPVMLAPNCHFVPRAVESWRKLLKHCDIICPFGFHRMPAGDISGTEAAELMQKLCEDAGAHLWMDMEMFSFEEDNALYPRSISGIIGDLCKFTNFEHILCYQFPGLMNAPWATEKPGGEATVKLYTDYYNFLKSRERKVAEIMSKQSGKRYLYADNQNVTR; encoded by the coding sequence ATGGATCTAACACACAAAAAATTATCACCTGGAACTGAGCATCAGTTGAAGACGGCATCTGTTGATTTGATGTTTGTACCGCCATCGCCGGTTACGGACAAGATAAAGCTTGATATCCGCGGCGCTGTTACAAACCACAGCAATGAGACGATGAAATTTGAGGTATGTTTTTATCTTGGCAAGCAGGAAGAAAGCTGTTTGTTGCATCGCGAAAATATAAGTGTCGCTGCAAAATCGATTACCGAAGTTTGTTTCCACTGGCCGACAAAAGGTAGTGTCGGTTGCCATTTGGTGTTTTTCGTTGCTACCAGCGGTTCAATAAAATCTTGCGAGACTCGAACGCTTGAGATTATCGCATCTGATGTGCCAAGCTCGCGCAGAATCAGTGGCGCCTGGCTGGGTCTGTTGCACTGGTGCGAGAAAGAAGGTCGTCTCTGGAATGAAAATATCAGACAGCTTACCGATGAACACTGGGCTGAAATGGTCAGAGAAATGCATGAAATCAAAATGGATATTATAGTTATCCAGGAATTGTTCCGCAATCAGATGTACTATGGCAAACACACAATCGAGGGCGACGGTTATCATGGAAAGGCTTTTTATCCTTCGCGTCTTTATCACGGACGAATGCCGATCACAGCTAAGAACCCAGTGGAAGCTATTCTCACCGAGGCCGACAAACATAATATGAATGTATTTCTTCCTGTTGGCATGTATGCCTGGTTCGATTTTACCAAAGGTTCATTGGAATGGCACAAACAGGTTGCTGATGAACTGCATGAATTGTATGGACACCATAAATCCTTTTATGGATGGTATGTATCCGAGGAGGTGTATGGCGACCTTGGCAATGACCCGCAATACCAGTGTGAGATTGTGGAATTCTTTCATGAATTCCAGGCTCATTGTCGCCGCTTAGCCCCCTGCAAGCCGGTGATGCTGGCTCCGAATTGCCATTTTGTCCCTCGTGCTGTTGAAAGTTGGCGTAAATTATTGAAGCACTGCGATATAATCTGTCCTTTCGGCTTTCACCGTATGCCGGCAGGTGATATCAGCGGTACTGAAGCGGCGGAATTAATGCAGAAACTTTGCGAAGACGCCGGAGCTCACTTGTGGATGGATATGGAAATGTTTTCATTCGAGGAAGATAACGCCTTGTATCCTCGCTCAATTAGCGGGATAATCGGCGATTTATGCAAGTTCACCAACTTTGAACATATACTATGTTATCAATTTCCGGGCTTGATGAATGCGCCGTGGGCAACAGAGAAACCGGGCGGTGAAGCCACGGTAAAGCTTTACACAGATTATTATAACTTTCTCAAATCTCGCGAGCGGAAAGTAGCGGAAATTATGAGTAAACAATCAGGAAAACGCTATTTATATGCTGACAACCAAAACGTTACGCGGTAA
- a CDS encoding prepilin-type N-terminal cleavage/methylation domain-containing protein, which produces MNNRDKKAFTLVELLVVISIIAVLLSVLMPALTKAREIARSAVCKSNEKQLALASTTWSTNNDDWAPPVTWNRSDPFAPPFEKYSNPGSLQRYLGGASQAKSGTVLTCPSAVFSTFSGTVHEEDILAKVPQNKRNTYAINGWMAAAFRGAPYKNNFVSPGSLPTPGRSGVEWEGPPGDRTYNGGGEWGIYNYLHGSTKFCNVRRPGETIFFIDHEFGAIYPGVFDPLAKSKSNPVTLFATRWHDKKPGKLYGYANVSWVDGHSSREPSDLSQLSPAGTIPRWCHYFWNH; this is translated from the coding sequence ATGAACAATAGGGACAAAAAGGCGTTTACGCTTGTAGAACTTCTGGTAGTAATATCGATTATAGCAGTTTTGCTGAGTGTTCTGATGCCTGCATTGACAAAGGCAAGGGAAATTGCCAGGAGTGCTGTCTGCAAGAGTAACGAGAAGCAATTGGCGTTAGCGTCGACAACATGGTCTACGAATAATGATGACTGGGCTCCGCCGGTTACATGGAATCGTTCAGATCCGTTCGCACCCCCATTTGAGAAATACAGCAACCCTGGTTCGCTTCAGCGTTATCTGGGAGGCGCAAGTCAGGCGAAGTCAGGCACGGTGTTAACATGTCCATCGGCAGTGTTTTCAACGTTTTCCGGTACAGTGCACGAGGAAGATATTCTCGCAAAGGTTCCGCAAAATAAAAGAAATACCTATGCCATAAATGGCTGGATGGCCGCTGCTTTCAGAGGTGCCCCTTATAAGAATAATTTTGTTAGTCCGGGTTCTCTGCCAACGCCAGGGCGGTCCGGTGTCGAATGGGAGGGCCCGCCGGGAGATAGAACATATAATGGGGGTGGTGAGTGGGGAATTTATAACTATCTGCATGGTTCTACCAAGTTTTGTAATGTACGCCGTCCAGGTGAAACCATATTCTTTATCGATCATGAGTTTGGGGCGATTTACCCTGGTGTTTTTGACCCGCTCGCAAAATCTAAATCTAACCCTGTTACCCTTTTTGCAACTCGTTGGCATGATAAGAAACCTGGAAAATTGTATGGCTATGCTAATGTTAGCTGGGTTGACGGTCATTCATCGAGGGAACCATCTGATTTGTCGCAATTGTCCCCGGCTGGAACGATACCGCGATGGTGTCATTATTTCTGGAATCATTAA